From the uncultured Methanobrevibacter sp. genome, one window contains:
- a CDS encoding shikimate dehydrogenase — protein sequence MKIKGSTNIVGLIGHPVEHSFSPPMHNAAFDELGMDYAYVAFDVNPEDLSSAIEGAKSLNIKGFNVTIPHKIEVMQYLDELDEVAELIGAVNTIDFKNMKGYNTDGIGAIRAIEEVTSIKNKDVIVAGAGGASRAISFYLAKFGAASITILNRNVERAQSLAGDVLASDLIGDVNADSISKIDNLLGDADILVDTTPLGMHPHIDDEPVAAAEDMHEDLVVFDAVYNPNETVLLSEAIKAGAKPVYGIKMLLYQGAESFRIWTGRDAPVSVMEKALNEFLGR from the coding sequence ATATTGTAGGTTTGATAGGCCATCCTGTCGAACATAGTTTTTCACCACCAATGCACAATGCCGCATTTGATGAGCTGGGCATGGATTACGCTTATGTTGCATTTGATGTAAATCCTGAAGATTTGTCATCAGCCATCGAAGGAGCCAAATCATTAAACATCAAAGGATTCAATGTAACTATTCCTCACAAGATTGAAGTGATGCAGTACTTGGATGAGCTTGATGAAGTTGCAGAATTGATTGGTGCTGTAAATACAATAGATTTTAAAAATATGAAAGGATACAATACCGATGGAATAGGTGCAATACGAGCTATTGAAGAGGTCACAAGCATAAAAAATAAAGATGTTATTGTTGCAGGTGCAGGAGGTGCTTCAAGAGCAATTTCATTTTACCTGGCCAAGTTCGGAGCAGCTTCAATAACAATATTGAACAGGAATGTTGAAAGAGCTCAAAGTTTGGCAGGTGATGTTCTGGCGTCTGATTTGATAGGAGATGTTAATGCAGACTCAATTTCAAAAATTGATAATCTTCTTGGCGATGCAGATATCCTAGTTGATACAACTCCTCTTGGAATGCATCCTCACATTGACGATGAACCTGTTGCAGCTGCAGAAGATATGCATGAAGATCTTGTTGTTTTTGATGCGGTTTACAATCCGAATGAAACAGTACTTTTAAGCGAAGCCATTAAAGCAGGTGCAAAGCCTGTATACGGAATTAAAATGCTGCTTTATCAGGGTGCTGAAAGCTTTAGGATATGGACAGGTCGGGATGCGCCAGTCAGTGTTATGGAAAAGGCACTTAATGAATTTTTAGGAAGATAA
- a CDS encoding ATPase, whose protein sequence is MDLMFDISGLTSDEEKFSDSKKDVLKFLKIIGVDSRFISYTPQKIYINSLRFSKFSRTREKTFYRQYPDIEVVRNSLFQKICSKSAKTLTLEIKPNSKILMPEDNYVCELLLEPYTRKYGVELIYEGNYDLKVNPLILDDKVNTIFEGIFDGEGLNIPKKDDEIYPLANVSLDWINSFLEMDGHDLIEEENNDELANSFSEFLEDVAPQFRENVVSASEFIEQKLKNKD, encoded by the coding sequence ATGGATTTAATGTTTGATATTTCAGGGTTAACATCTGATGAAGAGAAATTTTCAGATTCCAAAAAGGACGTGCTGAAATTTCTAAAGATTATCGGTGTGGATAGTCGTTTCATTTCATATACTCCTCAAAAAATCTACATTAACTCCTTGAGGTTTTCAAAATTTTCAAGAACCCGTGAAAAAACATTTTACAGGCAATATCCTGATATTGAAGTTGTAAGAAACAGTTTATTTCAAAAGATTTGTTCAAAATCCGCCAAAACACTGACATTGGAAATCAAACCTAACTCAAAAATATTAATGCCTGAAGATAATTATGTCTGTGAACTGCTTCTGGAACCTTATACCCGTAAATATGGTGTTGAACTGATTTATGAAGGGAATTATGATTTAAAAGTAAATCCATTAATTTTGGATGATAAGGTAAACACTATTTTCGAAGGAATTTTTGATGGTGAAGGATTAAACATTCCTAAAAAGGATGATGAAATTTATCCGTTGGCCAATGTGTCATTGGATTGGATTAATTCATTTTTGGAAATGGACGGTCATGATTTGATTGAAGAGGAAAATAATGATGAACTGGCAAACTCATTTTCCGAATTTTTAGAGGATGTTGCTCCACAATTCAGGGAAAATGTCGTCAGTGCATCTGAATTTATCGAACAAAAATTAAAAAATAAAGATTAA
- a CDS encoding replication factor C large subunit, with amino-acid sequence MLWTDKYRPQTLDEVVGNNKEKKIIQEWVKTWKSGNPQKPLLLVGPPGIGKTTLALVIAKEFSEHIELNASDKRSQDVIKSTVGESSSSRSLFGDDYKLIIMDEIDGIHGTNDRGGVKAIGDIIKNSKHPMILMANDFYSKRLQSIKPKCTVIKMPKIRSPTIRKALREIAQKEEIKANPKALDLIAKKSNGDMRSAINTLQALADKDEALEPRDVENLRIKDDRSDIFNAITGVLKSKNPQHVREAMRVDEDPTLVMEYIAENIPREYTNKNEIKKAYENIAKADLYFGRAQSSRNYGYWKYASDFMGIGVSSSKKETYKKFSKIQTPTIFTLMGRNRGKRNLRDGIAEKMSEKMHISHAIAISMFPYLEIMFQNDELAWEISDFLELEDDEIKRFRKKKIPKKVVTKMEKQKAQMRVEERDKRFEALQNQMMNAAEEIEEAGETPEEELPFDIDGIESEAEAEEIETVEEEIPEEEKEEKPKKKTDKQVSLFSF; translated from the coding sequence ATGTTATGGACTGACAAATACCGACCACAGACATTAGATGAAGTGGTAGGTAACAATAAAGAGAAAAAAATAATCCAGGAATGGGTTAAAACTTGGAAAAGTGGAAACCCTCAAAAACCGCTTCTCTTAGTAGGACCTCCAGGAATTGGAAAAACTACACTTGCCCTTGTTATTGCAAAAGAGTTTTCAGAACATATTGAACTTAATGCAAGTGATAAACGTTCACAGGATGTTATTAAAAGTACAGTTGGCGAGTCCTCTTCTTCAAGATCACTGTTTGGAGACGACTACAAGCTAATCATAATGGACGAAATAGACGGAATCCACGGAACAAACGATCGTGGAGGAGTAAAGGCAATCGGAGACATTATTAAAAACTCAAAGCATCCAATGATTTTAATGGCAAATGACTTTTACTCAAAACGTTTGCAATCCATTAAGCCAAAATGTACCGTAATTAAAATGCCTAAAATCAGAAGCCCCACCATCAGGAAGGCTTTAAGAGAAATAGCTCAAAAAGAAGAAATCAAAGCTAATCCAAAGGCATTGGATTTAATTGCTAAAAAATCAAATGGAGATATGCGATCAGCAATCAATACCCTTCAGGCATTGGCAGATAAGGATGAAGCACTGGAACCAAGGGATGTTGAAAACTTAAGAATCAAGGACGACAGATCCGATATTTTCAATGCTATAACCGGTGTTTTAAAAAGTAAAAATCCGCAGCATGTAAGGGAAGCCATGAGAGTGGATGAAGATCCTACACTTGTTATGGAATACATTGCCGAGAACATTCCAAGAGAATACACCAACAAAAATGAAATCAAGAAAGCTTATGAAAACATTGCAAAAGCTGATTTGTACTTTGGAAGAGCTCAAAGCAGCAGAAATTACGGTTACTGGAAATATGCAAGCGATTTTATGGGAATAGGAGTAAGTTCCTCCAAAAAAGAAACCTATAAAAAATTCTCAAAGATTCAGACTCCTACAATATTTACACTAATGGGAAGAAATAGAGGTAAAAGAAACCTCAGAGACGGAATCGCTGAGAAAATGTCTGAAAAAATGCATATCTCTCATGCAATAGCAATTTCAATGTTTCCGTACTTGGAGATAATGTTTCAAAACGATGAACTTGCATGGGAAATTTCTGACTTTCTGGAATTGGAAGATGATGAAATAAAAAGATTCAGGAAAAAGAAAATCCCTAAAAAAGTCGTAACCAAAATGGAAAAGCAAAAAGCTCAAATGAGAGTGGAAGAGCGTGACAAAAGGTTTGAAGCCCTTCAAAATCAGATGATGAATGCTGCTGAAGAAATTGAAGAAGCCGGCGAAACTCCTGAAGAGGAACTTCCATTCGATATTGACGGAATTGAATCTGAAGCTGAAGCTGAGGAAATCGAAACTGTCGAAGAGGAAATTCCAGAAGAAGAAAAAGAAGAAAAACCTAAAAAGAAAACTGACAAGCAGGTATCACTTTTCAGTTTTTAA
- a CDS encoding replication factor C small subunit: MSGPWVEKYRPQKLEDVVGQKQIITRLEKYVGEESMPNLMFTGPAGVGKTTTALALVKSILGEYWRQNFLELNASDARGIDTVRDRIKNFCRLKPVGAPFRIIFLDEVDNMTKDAQHALRREMEMYTKTASFILSCNYSSKIIDPIQSRCAIFRFAPIKGEEIAERLKFICENEGFEADEKGIETIVYFAEGDMRKAVNVLQAAASEGEAITEESVYEVVSKAKPQEIGNMINKALVGDFLGARTILRETMVLQGTSGEDMVTQIYQEVSKRVVEGKMEPDFYINLIEAIAECDFRIREGANPRIQLEALLTKFI, from the coding sequence ATGAGCGGACCATGGGTAGAAAAATATAGACCACAAAAATTAGAAGACGTTGTAGGACAAAAACAAATCATTACCAGACTTGAAAAATATGTAGGCGAAGAAAGTATGCCTAACTTAATGTTTACAGGTCCGGCAGGTGTTGGAAAAACCACAACTGCACTTGCATTAGTCAAATCAATATTAGGAGAATACTGGAGACAAAACTTTTTGGAATTGAACGCTTCAGATGCAAGGGGAATTGACACAGTAAGAGACCGCATTAAAAATTTCTGCAGACTGAAACCTGTAGGCGCTCCATTCAGAATAATATTTCTGGACGAAGTTGACAACATGACTAAAGATGCACAGCATGCACTTAGACGTGAAATGGAAATGTATACAAAAACCGCTTCATTTATACTTTCATGTAATTACTCATCAAAAATTATCGACCCAATCCAATCAAGATGTGCTATATTCAGATTCGCTCCAATAAAAGGAGAGGAAATAGCTGAAAGATTAAAATTCATTTGCGAAAATGAAGGATTCGAAGCAGATGAAAAAGGTATTGAAACTATTGTCTATTTCGCTGAAGGAGACATGAGAAAAGCCGTCAATGTCTTGCAGGCAGCCGCATCAGAAGGTGAGGCAATAACAGAAGAATCTGTTTATGAAGTAGTATCCAAAGCAAAACCTCAGGAAATTGGAAACATGATAAATAAAGCTTTGGTTGGAGACTTTTTAGGTGCGAGAACCATATTGAGAGAAACAATGGTTCTGCAGGGAACAAGCGGCGAAGATATGGTAACTCAGATTTATCAGGAAGTTTCCAAAAGAGTTGTTGAAGGTAAAATGGAACCTGACTTTTACATTAACTTAATAGAAGCAATAGCAGAATGTGATTTTAGAATCAGAGAAGGAGCTAATCCAAGAATCCAGCTTGAAGCTCTTTTAACTAAATTCATTTAA
- a CDS encoding zinc metalloprotease HtpX, which translates to MRGTWKLKLRMILTSVIMFSAVYFLVFLVSRYLGISSWRLYAGVSFAIVFLQYWFGPSLVKRSMNVRPLSEAEAPHIHKMVEELAREANVPKPEVGISLINIPNAFAYGRTSRSGHIAITRPILGLLDYDELRAVLGHEMGHIKHNDMAVTAAVSVVPMICYYLALSFMFSGDNDNGAGILIGILGYLFYLLGQLLVLFISRTREYYADEASVEFGNRPAALVSALYKLSYGAARCSKETIDEVNTNRAFFVNDVNNAEHDVTDFQQIDFDGDGKISDEELRRLANSEIKISKTNGIMELLSTHPDSLKRVKRLAELEN; encoded by the coding sequence ATGAGAGGCACATGGAAACTTAAGTTGAGAATGATTCTGACCTCAGTAATCATGTTTTCCGCTGTTTACTTTCTGGTATTTCTCGTAAGCAGATATTTGGGAATTAGCAGCTGGAGATTATACGCAGGTGTGAGCTTTGCTATTGTATTCTTGCAATACTGGTTTGGACCATCTTTGGTTAAACGTTCAATGAATGTGAGGCCATTATCTGAAGCTGAAGCGCCTCATATCCATAAAATGGTTGAAGAACTTGCCCGTGAAGCTAATGTTCCAAAACCGGAAGTAGGTATCTCATTAATCAATATTCCGAATGCATTTGCTTATGGAAGAACCAGCAGAAGCGGACATATTGCAATTACCCGTCCGATTTTAGGTTTACTTGACTATGACGAGTTAAGGGCAGTGCTGGGTCATGAAATGGGTCATATCAAACATAATGATATGGCAGTAACTGCTGCTGTCAGTGTGGTTCCGATGATTTGTTATTATCTTGCATTGTCATTTATGTTTTCAGGAGACAATGACAACGGTGCAGGGATTCTGATTGGAATTTTAGGTTATCTATTTTATCTGCTTGGACAGCTTCTGGTATTGTTTATTTCAAGAACCCGTGAATATTATGCAGATGAGGCAAGCGTTGAGTTTGGAAACCGTCCTGCAGCACTGGTATCAGCATTATACAAATTGTCCTATGGAGCTGCAAGATGCAGTAAAGAAACTATTGATGAGGTAAATACCAACAGGGCGTTCTTTGTAAATGATGTAAACAATGCAGAACATGACGTTACAGATTTCCAGCAGATAGATTTCGACGGCGATGGAAAAATCTCTGACGAAGAATTAAGAAGACTTGCAAATTCAGAAATTAAAATTTCAAAAACAAATGGAATCATGGAACTTCTCTCCACTCATCCGGATTCCTTAAAAAGAGTAAAAAGATTAGCAGAATTAGAAAATTAG
- a CDS encoding tRNA (adenine-N1)-methyltransferase, whose protein sequence is MKMILDERGKKYVLKPGEEFQSDFGIVDADVLDNAEVGDEVKSHLDHTFKIMKPNINDFIDIMERRCSILVQKDIGQVLAHTGLGSGSRVVDAGTGAGAIALNFGNVVGPEGHVFTYEIREDFSEVAKKNIDNFGITNITVKNKNIKDGIDEDNVDLVFLDLPKPYEIFEEVWDALNLGGWMAIYAPYIGQAEVSYRVAKKLGFYDLEIIELLERGLEVRQQGIRPKTRMVGHSGYLLFARKL, encoded by the coding sequence ATGAAGATGATTTTAGATGAACGTGGGAAAAAATATGTTTTAAAACCTGGTGAAGAGTTTCAAAGTGATTTTGGCATTGTCGATGCAGATGTATTGGATAATGCCGAGGTAGGTGATGAAGTTAAAAGTCACCTTGACCACACATTTAAAATCATGAAACCTAACATTAACGATTTCATTGACATAATGGAAAGACGCTGTTCAATACTTGTTCAAAAAGATATCGGACAGGTATTGGCCCACACAGGCCTGGGTTCAGGATCACGTGTAGTTGATGCAGGAACGGGTGCAGGAGCTATTGCTCTCAATTTCGGAAATGTTGTAGGTCCTGAAGGCCATGTATTTACCTATGAGATTCGTGAAGATTTCTCAGAGGTTGCAAAGAAAAATATTGATAATTTTGGAATTACCAATATAACTGTTAAAAATAAAAATATAAAGGACGGAATTGATGAGGATAATGTCGATTTGGTCTTTTTAGATCTTCCTAAGCCTTATGAAATATTTGAAGAGGTTTGGGATGCTTTAAATCTTGGCGGATGGATGGCTATTTACGCACCATACATTGGTCAGGCTGAAGTTTCTTATCGTGTAGCTAAAAAGCTGGGCTTTTATGATCTTGAAATCATTGAACTTCTGGAACGTGGTCTTGAAGTTCGCCAGCAGGGCATCAGGCCAAAAACACGTATGGTTGGTCACAGCGGATATCTGCTGTTTGCCAGAAAATTATAA
- a CDS encoding alpha/beta hydrolase fold domain-containing protein gives MSKSFIAKIEEAILKSTKPDYMVSQEKIDKFLVKKSNSAEKEVKSFFKSIDFNGTQVFTFGDEKSENTIVFMHGGAYVNEINYQHFLYCQLLAKRLNAYVLAPVYPLAPLHSAEESFDMITELYKHLLDNNSRITLIGDSAGGGFVLSFAQYIKSINLAQPAHIITFSPWVDISMSNTPYDDKNDPILGEIGLREIGKSWAGNLDTKDYKVSPLFGDCTDQAPTLIFAGTNEIFYKDIVKYVEKLKSSNVNVKFITGDGLFHIYPLFPIPEAKGAFGEIKKVFKKL, from the coding sequence ATGTCAAAGTCATTTATCGCAAAAATAGAAGAAGCCATATTAAAATCTACAAAGCCTGACTATATGGTTTCACAGGAAAAAATAGACAAATTCCTAGTAAAAAAATCAAATTCGGCTGAAAAGGAAGTAAAAAGCTTTTTTAAAAGCATTGATTTTAACGGAACGCAGGTTTTTACATTCGGAGATGAAAAATCCGAAAACACCATTGTCTTCATGCACGGCGGAGCTTACGTAAATGAAATCAATTACCAGCACTTTCTATATTGCCAGTTACTTGCAAAAAGATTAAACGCTTATGTTTTAGCCCCTGTTTATCCTCTTGCACCTCTGCACAGTGCAGAAGAAAGCTTCGACATGATTACTGAATTATATAAACATCTCCTTGACAATAATAGCAGAATCACATTAATAGGAGATTCCGCAGGAGGAGGATTCGTATTATCATTTGCACAATATATAAAAAGCATCAATCTGGCTCAGCCTGCTCACATCATAACCTTTTCACCATGGGTCGACATTTCCATGAGCAATACTCCCTATGATGATAAAAACGATCCGATTTTAGGTGAAATCGGCCTTAGAGAAATCGGCAAATCATGGGCAGGAAATCTGGATACCAAAGATTATAAAGTTAGTCCTCTTTTTGGAGACTGCACCGACCAGGCACCTACATTAATATTTGCAGGCACCAACGAGATATTCTACAAAGATATCGTGAAATATGTTGAAAAACTTAAAAGCAGCAACGTTAATGTTAAATTCATAACAGGTGATGGACTGTTTCACATCTATCCGCTTTTCCCGATTCCTGAAGCGAAAGGTGCATTTGGAGAAATAAAAAAAGTATTTAAAAAATTATAA
- a CDS encoding 4'-phosphopantetheinyl transferase superfamily protein — translation MIKLAYCNIEKLNLKRAYRFLPESRKIKVDRFRFEKDKKLSCGAYLLLKKMLSEIGISNPSFKLGKYGKSYISNYDDIYFNMSHSGKMVACAISDMEVGVDVEFNDPAIDLNIAKNYFFNEEYESIMKSDNPSDEFFNYWVLKESYMKYTGLGFNLDLDSFQIVIDDKITLKNDKDNLKFNLFDVEDYKLAVCSAYDVVKAEEYKIVGGLII, via the coding sequence ATGATAAAACTGGCTTATTGCAATATAGAAAAATTAAACTTGAAAAGGGCATACAGGTTTCTTCCTGAAAGTAGAAAAATCAAGGTCGACAGGTTCCGCTTTGAAAAGGATAAAAAGCTGAGCTGCGGGGCATATCTGCTTTTGAAAAAAATGTTGTCAGAAATTGGCATCAGCAATCCTTCATTTAAACTGGGAAAATATGGCAAGTCATACATATCTAACTATGATGATATCTATTTTAATATGAGTCATTCGGGTAAAATGGTTGCATGTGCAATATCTGATATGGAAGTTGGTGTTGATGTTGAATTTAACGACCCTGCAATTGATTTAAACATAGCTAAAAATTATTTCTTCAATGAAGAGTATGAAAGCATCATGAAATCAGATAATCCGAGTGATGAGTTTTTTAATTATTGGGTTTTAAAAGAGTCATACATGAAGTATACAGGTTTGGGATTTAATTTGGACCTTGACAGTTTTCAGATAGTCATTGATGATAAAATAACTTTAAAAAATGATAAAGACAATCTTAAATTTAATTTATTCGATGTTGAAGATTATAAACTGGCGGTTTGCTCCGCATATGATGTTGTGAAAGCTGAGGAATATAAAATAGTCGGTGGATTGATTATTTAA
- the leuS gene encoding leucine--tRNA ligase, with protein sequence MSENIEKKWQKKWADAKLFESNPDEREKLFLTVAFPYPSGAMHIGHGRTYTVPDVYARFKRMEGYNVLFPMAWHVTGAPVIGIADRIKRKDPWTLDLYERVHGVPKETLPQLEDPEFIVKYFSTEYHEVMEEMGYSIDWRREFRTIDPTYKKFIEWQITTLYEKGLVAKGEHPVKYCPNCDNPVGDHDLLEGEGVGVNELTLLKFTIGDKVLVTATLRPETIVGATNIWLNPDVEYVLVNAEGEKWVVTKEAHYNLQHQIKDLEIIEEIDPNDLIGKMATNPFTGDELPIFPASFVSASYGSGVVFSEPADAPADYIALQDLKNNEELIAKYNLEGIIENVVPIPVCTLKGYGEIPAADIIERLGITDQNDEKLHEATNELYKQQHSKGTIIESIPDFGGMKVRFAREELKEKLISENMATIMYDFAERPIVCRCGNNCVVKIMDDQWFMKYGNEEWTEKTLEVLEGETIIPKEIKNNFEYYLNWLDDWACSRKVGLGTRLPWDNQWLIEPLTDSTIYMSYYSIAKYLRDMNPDDLNRAFFDKVLLNKDSGEITVPEDKVKEIQDEFNYWYPLDWRLSAKDLVGNHLSFLMFHHSAIYPKDKWPRGTVVFGMGLLEGNKMSSSKGNVILLKDAIKDYTADVVRLFLMASAEPWQDFDWREKEVLGTKRRLEWFREFAANVEQIKGSPLDLSNIEKVELKRTIDLWMISQLNQHVKNATEALEVFQTRQALQDSLFLLKKDVDHYLYRVKHIIDDKDPAVIYVLSTVLEAWIRLLAPFTPHTSEELWAKYGGAGFVSEASWPEADEESVSVEIEKSEELVQNIIKDITQIKKMVKGDISKVHVYLAPDWKWELYKIADEVGKPDIGQIMGRAIKANIYDDKKEIAMVAKKIGKEMTKTRYIGKINEEEILTDALDYIKEEINSDVIIHTDDSYDPQNKARNAMPYKPAIFME encoded by the coding sequence GTGAGCGAAAATATTGAAAAGAAATGGCAGAAAAAATGGGCAGATGCAAAACTTTTTGAATCTAACCCTGACGAGAGAGAAAAATTATTCCTTACCGTAGCATTTCCATACCCAAGTGGAGCAATGCATATAGGACACGGACGTACATATACCGTGCCTGACGTTTATGCAAGATTTAAAAGAATGGAAGGCTACAACGTACTGTTTCCAATGGCATGGCACGTTACAGGTGCACCGGTAATTGGAATTGCAGACAGGATTAAAAGAAAAGACCCTTGGACACTGGATTTATATGAAAGGGTTCACGGAGTTCCAAAAGAAACACTGCCTCAACTGGAAGACCCTGAATTTATCGTCAAATACTTCTCTACAGAATACCATGAAGTAATGGAGGAAATGGGTTATTCAATCGACTGGAGACGTGAATTCAGAACAATCGATCCGACCTACAAAAAATTCATTGAATGGCAAATTACTACATTATATGAAAAAGGACTGGTTGCAAAAGGAGAACACCCTGTAAAATACTGTCCGAACTGTGACAACCCTGTAGGAGACCACGATTTACTTGAAGGTGAAGGAGTAGGTGTAAACGAATTGACTCTTTTAAAATTCACTATCGGCGATAAAGTTTTAGTAACAGCAACATTAAGGCCTGAAACCATTGTCGGTGCAACCAACATCTGGTTAAATCCTGACGTGGAATACGTTCTGGTTAATGCCGAAGGTGAAAAATGGGTAGTTACAAAAGAAGCTCACTACAATTTACAGCACCAAATTAAAGATTTGGAAATTATTGAAGAAATTGATCCTAATGACTTAATTGGTAAAATGGCTACAAATCCATTTACCGGCGATGAACTGCCAATCTTCCCGGCAAGCTTTGTAAGTGCATCCTACGGAAGCGGAGTCGTATTTTCAGAACCTGCCGATGCGCCTGCTGATTATATCGCACTTCAGGATTTAAAAAATAATGAAGAATTGATAGCCAAATACAATTTAGAGGGCATTATTGAAAATGTGGTGCCGATTCCTGTATGTACCCTAAAAGGCTATGGAGAAATTCCAGCTGCAGACATCATCGAAAGACTTGGAATTACAGACCAGAACGATGAAAAACTTCACGAAGCTACAAATGAATTATACAAACAGCAGCACAGTAAAGGTACAATCATCGAATCAATCCCTGACTTTGGAGGTATGAAAGTCCGTTTTGCACGTGAAGAGTTAAAAGAAAAACTTATTTCAGAAAATATGGCTACAATCATGTACGACTTTGCAGAAAGGCCAATCGTGTGCAGATGCGGAAACAACTGTGTTGTTAAAATCATGGACGACCAGTGGTTTATGAAATACGGTAACGAAGAATGGACCGAAAAAACCCTGGAAGTACTTGAAGGCGAAACAATCATTCCTAAAGAAATCAAGAATAACTTTGAATATTATCTCAACTGGCTGGATGACTGGGCATGTTCCAGAAAAGTAGGACTTGGAACAAGACTTCCATGGGACAATCAATGGTTAATTGAACCATTAACCGACTCAACCATTTACATGTCCTATTACTCAATTGCAAAATACCTAAGAGACATGAATCCTGATGATTTAAACAGAGCATTTTTCGATAAAGTTCTTTTAAATAAAGATTCCGGTGAAATCACAGTGCCTGAAGACAAAGTTAAAGAAATCCAAGATGAATTTAACTATTGGTATCCATTAGATTGGAGGTTATCTGCAAAAGACCTTGTAGGTAATCACTTAAGCTTTTTAATGTTCCACCACAGTGCAATTTATCCGAAAGACAAATGGCCTAGAGGAACTGTAGTATTCGGTATGGGACTTTTAGAAGGAAATAAAATGTCTTCATCAAAAGGTAATGTAATTCTTCTTAAAGATGCAATAAAAGATTATACCGCTGATGTCGTAAGGCTTTTCCTGATGGCTTCTGCTGAACCATGGCAAGACTTTGACTGGAGAGAAAAAGAAGTTCTCGGTACCAAAAGAAGACTTGAATGGTTTAGGGAATTTGCAGCAAATGTTGAACAAATCAAAGGTTCACCTCTCGATTTAAGCAACATTGAAAAAGTTGAACTTAAACGTACAATTGATTTATGGATGATAAGTCAGCTTAACCAGCATGTTAAAAATGCAACCGAAGCTCTGGAAGTTTTCCAAACCAGACAGGCTTTACAGGATTCCTTATTCTTACTTAAAAAGGATGTTGACCACTACTTATACCGTGTGAAACATATTATTGATGATAAAGACCCTGCAGTTATTTACGTCTTGTCAACTGTCCTTGAAGCATGGATCAGGCTTTTAGCACCATTTACTCCACACACTTCTGAAGAGTTATGGGCAAAATACGGCGGTGCAGGCTTTGTAAGTGAAGCAAGCTGGCCTGAAGCTGATGAGGAATCAGTAAGCGTGGAAATTGAAAAATCAGAAGAATTAGTGCAAAATATCATCAAGGATATTACACAAATCAAGAAAATGGTTAAAGGAGACATTTCAAAAGTCCATGTTTATCTTGCTCCTGACTGGAAATGGGAATTATACAAAATAGCTGACGAAGTCGGAAAACCTGATATCGGTCAGATTATGGGCAGAGCCATCAAAGCCAACATTTACGATGATAAAAAAGAAATAGCTATGGTGGCCAAAAAAATCGGTAAAGAAATGACAAAAACAAGATACATCGGTAAAATCAATGAAGAAGAAATTTTAACTGATGCTTTAGACTACATTAAAGAAGAAATCAACAGTGACGTCATTATACACACCGATGACTCATACGATCCGCAAAACAAGGCAAGAAATGCAATGCCTTATAAACCAGCTATATTTATGGAATAG